Proteins encoded in a region of the Massilia sp. UMI-21 genome:
- a CDS encoding long-chain-fatty-acid--CoA ligase translates to MDKIWLKSYPPNVPSEINPDQYGSLVHMLEESFNKYADRNAYVCMDKYLTYGELDACSRKLAAWLQSRGMERGARVAIMMPNVLQYPIAIAAVLRAGYTVVNVNPLYTPRELEHQIKDSGSEAIIVLENFAHTVQQVMGKTPLKHVVVASMGEMLGGAKGMLVNFVVRTIKKMVPEYSLPNMVRFKETLSQGAKMPFTKVELKSSDVAFLQYTGGTTGVSKGATLTHRNVIANVLQTEAWSAPAMGQSNEQTVIVCALPLYHIFALTACAMWGMRTGALNILIVNPRDIPAFIKELGKYKVNMLPAVNTLYNALVNHPDFASLDFSGLKVSNGGGMAVQKAVNDKWKQITGSSIIEGYGLSETAPVATCNRADVKDFTGTIGLPIPSTDIAILDDEGKPMGVGQIGEIAIHGPQVMAGYWNRPDETAKVMTPDGYFKSGDVGIMDENGYVKIVDRKKDMILVSGFNVYPNELEGVIAGHPGVLECAVIGVPDEHSGEAVKVFVVRKDPNLTTEQLMDYCKQQFTGYKKPKYIEFRDELPKTNVGKILRRALRDEKQAETTA, encoded by the coding sequence ATGGACAAGATCTGGCTGAAGTCGTACCCCCCGAACGTACCAAGCGAAATCAACCCGGACCAGTACGGCTCACTGGTGCACATGCTGGAGGAATCCTTCAACAAGTACGCCGACCGCAACGCCTACGTCTGCATGGACAAGTACCTGACCTACGGCGAACTGGACGCCTGCTCCAGGAAGCTGGCGGCCTGGCTGCAGAGCCGCGGGATGGAGCGCGGCGCGCGCGTGGCGATCATGATGCCGAACGTGCTGCAGTATCCGATCGCGATCGCGGCCGTGCTGCGCGCCGGCTACACGGTGGTCAACGTGAACCCGCTGTACACGCCGCGCGAACTCGAGCACCAGATCAAGGACTCGGGCAGCGAAGCGATCATCGTGCTCGAGAACTTCGCGCACACGGTGCAGCAGGTCATGGGCAAGACCCCGCTCAAGCACGTGGTGGTGGCGAGCATGGGCGAGATGCTGGGCGGCGCAAAAGGCATGCTGGTCAATTTCGTGGTCCGGACAATCAAGAAGATGGTGCCGGAATACTCGCTGCCGAACATGGTGCGCTTCAAGGAGACGCTGTCGCAGGGCGCGAAGATGCCGTTCACGAAGGTCGAGCTCAAGTCGTCGGACGTCGCTTTCCTGCAGTACACCGGCGGCACCACCGGCGTGTCGAAAGGCGCGACGCTCACGCACCGCAACGTGATCGCCAACGTGCTGCAGACCGAAGCCTGGTCGGCGCCGGCCATGGGGCAGTCGAACGAGCAGACCGTGATCGTGTGCGCGCTGCCGCTGTACCACATCTTCGCGCTGACGGCCTGCGCGATGTGGGGCATGCGCACCGGCGCGCTGAACATCCTGATCGTGAATCCGCGCGACATCCCGGCTTTCATCAAGGAGCTGGGCAAGTACAAGGTCAACATGCTGCCGGCGGTGAACACGCTGTACAACGCGCTGGTGAACCACCCCGACTTCGCCAGCCTGGACTTCTCGGGCCTGAAGGTGTCGAACGGCGGCGGCATGGCGGTGCAGAAGGCCGTCAACGACAAATGGAAGCAGATCACCGGCTCCAGCATCATCGAGGGCTACGGCCTGTCGGAGACCGCGCCGGTGGCCACCTGCAACCGCGCCGACGTGAAGGACTTCACCGGCACCATCGGCCTGCCGATCCCGTCCACCGACATCGCGATCCTGGACGACGAAGGCAAGCCGATGGGCGTCGGCCAGATCGGCGAGATCGCGATCCACGGCCCGCAGGTGATGGCTGGCTACTGGAACCGCCCGGACGAAACGGCCAAGGTCATGACGCCGGATGGCTATTTCAAGTCCGGCGACGTCGGCATCATGGACGAGAACGGCTACGTGAAGATCGTCGACCGCAAGAAGGACATGATCCTGGTCTCGGGCTTCAACGTCTACCCGAACGAGCTGGAAGGCGTGATCGCCGGCCACCCGGGCGTGCTGGAATGCGCCGTGATCGGCGTGCCGGACGAGCATTCCGGCGAAGCGGTGAAGGTGTTCGTGGTGCGCAAGGACCCGAACCTGACCACCGAGCAGCTGATGGATTACTGCAAGCAGCAGTTCACCGGCTACAAGAAACCGAAGTACATCGAGTTCCGCGACGAGCTGCCGAAGACCAATGTCGGCAAGATCCTGCGGCGCGCATTGCGGGACGAGAAGCAGGCGGAAACCACCGCCTGA
- a CDS encoding NAD(P)-dependent oxidoreductase, with the protein MTSIAFLGIGLMGGPMVRRIAQSGYTVRAWNRTFAKAEAVRGSGVHAVAELAQAVHGAQVVISMLEAGPVVGAVIEAALPALDPGALWIDMSSTRHDEALAFHARLAEHGCRFVDAPVSGGVGGAEAGTLAIMAGGAQADVDQVFDLLATMGRPQRVGPVGSGQVAKLCNQLIVGATLNVVAEALLLAQAAGADPAAVREAIRGGFAGSRILEVHGQRMLDRNFMPGGQVKSQLKDLRNVLAAAEAAGLTLPVTELVTRQYETIETLMPTADHAAALLALEQINPGLRLGDGADRLP; encoded by the coding sequence ATGACAAGCATCGCCTTCCTCGGCATCGGGCTGATGGGAGGGCCGATGGTGAGGCGCATTGCGCAGTCTGGATACACCGTGCGCGCCTGGAACCGCACATTTGCCAAGGCCGAGGCCGTGCGCGGCAGCGGGGTGCACGCGGTGGCCGAGCTGGCACAGGCGGTGCATGGCGCGCAGGTGGTCATCTCCATGCTGGAAGCGGGACCGGTAGTGGGGGCGGTGATCGAGGCCGCGCTGCCCGCGCTCGACCCGGGCGCCCTGTGGATCGACATGAGCTCGACCCGGCACGACGAAGCACTGGCCTTCCACGCGCGCCTGGCGGAGCATGGATGCCGCTTCGTGGATGCGCCGGTGTCGGGCGGCGTTGGCGGCGCCGAGGCCGGGACGCTGGCCATCATGGCCGGCGGCGCGCAGGCGGATGTCGACCAGGTGTTCGACCTGCTCGCGACGATGGGCCGGCCGCAGCGCGTCGGGCCGGTCGGCAGCGGGCAGGTGGCCAAGCTGTGCAACCAGCTGATCGTCGGCGCCACGCTCAACGTCGTGGCCGAAGCCTTGCTGCTGGCACAGGCGGCCGGCGCCGATCCGGCGGCGGTGCGCGAGGCAATCCGCGGCGGCTTCGCCGGCAGCCGCATTCTCGAGGTGCACGGCCAGCGCATGCTGGACCGGAACTTCATGCCGGGCGGGCAGGTCAAGAGCCAGTTGAAAGATTTGAGAAATGTGCTGGCGGCAGCAGAGGCGGCGGGCTTGACGCTGCCGGTGACGGAACTGGTGACGCGGCAGTACGAGACGATCGAGACGCTGATGCCGACGGCGGATCATGCGGCCGCCTTGCTCGCATTGGAACAGATCAATCCCGGCTTGAGGCTGGGCGACGGGGCGGACCGACTGCCGTAG
- a CDS encoding amidohydrolase: MKLVEPILAHQAELQEIRRDLHAHPELCYEEQRTADMVAARLTEWGIPIVRGLGVTGVVGIIKNGSSERAIGLRADMDALPMQEINGFAHASRHPGKMHACGHDGHTAMLLGAAHHLAQHRNFDGTVYLIFQPAEEGGGGARRMMDDGLFEQFPMQAVYGMHNWPGIPEGNFGVVSGPMMASSNEFRVTVRGKGAHAAQPHRGIDPVMVAVQIAQAWQTIVSREKNPLESAVLSITQIHAGSATNVIPDEAELVGTVRTFSTGVLDLIQRRMEEIANGVAAAFHASVNFNFKRNYPPLINHPEQTGFAVEAMRDVVGAERVDTNVEPTMGAEDFAFMLQEKPGCYVFIGNGEGAHRAGGHGLGPCQLHNTSYDFNDNLLPIGASFWVRLVEMSLPKG, translated from the coding sequence ATGAAACTCGTTGAACCTATCCTTGCGCATCAAGCGGAACTGCAGGAGATCAGGCGCGACCTGCATGCGCATCCGGAACTGTGCTACGAAGAGCAACGCACCGCCGACATGGTGGCGGCACGCCTGACCGAATGGGGCATCCCGATCGTGCGCGGCCTGGGCGTGACCGGTGTGGTTGGCATCATCAAGAACGGCAGCTCGGAACGCGCGATCGGCCTGCGCGCCGACATGGATGCCCTGCCCATGCAAGAGATCAATGGCTTCGCCCATGCTTCGCGCCATCCGGGCAAGATGCACGCCTGCGGCCACGACGGCCATACCGCCATGCTGCTCGGCGCCGCGCACCATCTTGCGCAGCATCGCAACTTCGACGGCACCGTCTACCTGATCTTCCAACCGGCCGAAGAAGGCGGCGGCGGTGCACGCCGCATGATGGACGACGGCCTGTTCGAGCAGTTCCCGATGCAGGCCGTGTACGGCATGCACAACTGGCCCGGCATCCCGGAGGGGAACTTCGGCGTCGTTTCCGGGCCGATGATGGCCTCCAGCAACGAGTTCCGCGTGACCGTGCGCGGTAAGGGCGCCCATGCGGCGCAGCCGCACCGCGGCATCGATCCGGTGATGGTGGCGGTGCAGATCGCCCAGGCCTGGCAGACCATCGTGTCGCGCGAAAAGAATCCGCTGGAATCGGCGGTGCTGTCCATCACCCAGATCCATGCGGGCAGCGCCACCAATGTCATTCCCGACGAGGCCGAGCTGGTCGGCACCGTGCGTACCTTCTCGACCGGCGTGCTGGACCTGATCCAGCGCCGTATGGAAGAAATTGCAAACGGCGTGGCGGCAGCCTTCCATGCCTCGGTCAACTTTAACTTCAAGCGCAATTACCCGCCCCTCATCAACCATCCGGAACAGACCGGGTTCGCGGTCGAGGCGATGCGCGACGTGGTGGGGGCGGAGCGGGTCGACACGAACGTCGAGCCGACCATGGGGGCCGAAGATTTCGCCTTCATGCTGCAGGAAAAGCCCGGCTGCTATGTCTTCATCGGCAACGGCGAAGGCGCGCATCGCGCCGGCGGACACGGGCTGGGGCCATGCCAGTTGCATAACACCAGTTATGACTTCAATGACAATCTGCTGCCGATCGGGGCGAGCTTCTGGGTGCGGCTGGTGGAGATGAGCCTGCCGAAGGGCTGA
- a CDS encoding molybdopterin oxidoreductase family protein: protein MSVTQVRAACPHDCPDTCAILVTVDKGVALEVKGDPEHPTTAGVLCTKVSRYVERTYHPDRVLYPMRRVGRKGEGKFERISWDEAIDEIAARLTGIAARDPQAILPYSYAGTMGLVQGDSMSLRFFNKLGASLLDRTICATAGATGYKYTIGGAIGTDIEHFQDARLILIWGGNPIASNLHLWMRVQEAKRRGARLIAIDPYRSLTAEKCHQHIALLPGTDAALALGMMHVLITEDLIDHDYVANYTLGYAELKARALEWTPERTADTCGITAGEVVELARLYGQTARSGEGAAIRMNYGLQRVRGGGMSVRNIACLPALVGAWRHKAGGVQLSTSGSFPANRPVLQRPDLLDGRMPRTINMTTIGDDLLKDASPAFGPKIEAVIVYNANPLAIAPDSAKVQKGFEREDLFTVVLEHFQTDSADYADILLPATTQLEHVDAHLAYGHLYMMANNAAIAPVGEAKPNTEFFRLLAARMGFDDPCFRETDDELAAQAFDKRHARAVHFDWESLKRKGWQKLDMPEAPFAEGGFPTPSGKCEFYSSSMARDGLDPVPAYIPPYESSASNPELARKYPLAMISPPARNFLNSTFVNVQSLRATEGEPHLDIHPNDAARRGIDHGDMARIFNDRGSFVARARVTDKAREGLVVGLSVWWKKLASDGKNANEVTSQRLTDMGRAPTFYDTLVQVEKAASSTRDEIL from the coding sequence ATGTCAGTCACACAAGTCCGCGCCGCCTGCCCCCACGATTGCCCCGATACCTGCGCCATCCTCGTCACCGTCGACAAGGGCGTGGCGCTGGAGGTGAAGGGCGATCCGGAGCATCCGACCACGGCCGGCGTGCTGTGCACCAAGGTGTCGCGCTATGTGGAGCGCACCTACCACCCGGACCGCGTGCTGTACCCGATGCGCCGCGTGGGCCGCAAGGGCGAGGGCAAGTTCGAACGCATCAGCTGGGACGAAGCGATCGACGAGATCGCCGCGCGCCTGACCGGGATCGCCGCGCGCGATCCGCAGGCCATCCTGCCCTACAGCTATGCCGGCACCATGGGGCTGGTGCAAGGCGATTCGATGTCTTTGCGTTTCTTTAACAAGCTCGGGGCCTCGCTGCTGGACCGTACCATCTGCGCCACGGCCGGCGCCACCGGCTACAAGTACACCATCGGCGGCGCGATCGGCACCGACATCGAACACTTCCAGGACGCCAGGCTGATCCTGATCTGGGGCGGCAACCCGATCGCCTCCAACCTGCACCTGTGGATGCGGGTCCAGGAAGCCAAGCGCCGCGGCGCCAGATTGATCGCGATCGACCCCTATCGTTCGCTGACGGCCGAGAAGTGCCACCAGCACATCGCCCTGCTGCCGGGCACCGACGCCGCGCTGGCGCTGGGCATGATGCATGTCCTGATCACCGAAGACCTGATCGACCACGACTACGTGGCGAACTACACGCTGGGCTATGCGGAACTGAAGGCGCGCGCCCTCGAATGGACGCCGGAGCGCACCGCCGACACCTGCGGCATCACGGCCGGCGAAGTGGTCGAACTGGCACGCCTGTACGGCCAGACCGCACGCAGCGGCGAGGGCGCGGCGATCCGCATGAACTACGGCCTGCAGCGCGTGCGCGGCGGCGGCATGTCGGTGCGTAACATCGCCTGCCTGCCGGCCCTGGTCGGCGCCTGGCGCCACAAGGCCGGCGGCGTGCAGCTGTCGACCTCGGGTTCGTTCCCGGCCAACCGTCCGGTCCTGCAGCGCCCGGACCTGCTCGATGGCCGCATGCCGCGCACCATCAACATGACCACCATCGGCGACGACCTGCTCAAGGATGCCTCACCCGCATTCGGCCCGAAGATCGAAGCCGTCATCGTCTACAACGCCAACCCGCTGGCGATCGCGCCCGATTCCGCCAAGGTGCAAAAAGGCTTCGAGCGCGAAGACCTGTTCACCGTGGTGCTGGAGCACTTCCAGACCGACAGCGCCGACTATGCCGACATCCTGCTGCCGGCCACCACCCAGCTCGAGCACGTCGATGCCCACCTGGCCTATGGCCACCTGTACATGATGGCCAACAACGCCGCCATCGCACCGGTGGGCGAAGCGAAACCGAACACCGAATTCTTCCGCCTGCTGGCCGCGCGCATGGGCTTCGACGACCCCTGCTTCCGCGAGACCGACGACGAACTGGCCGCCCAGGCCTTCGACAAGCGCCATGCGCGCGCCGTGCACTTCGACTGGGAATCGCTCAAGCGCAAGGGCTGGCAGAAACTCGATATGCCGGAGGCGCCGTTTGCCGAGGGCGGCTTCCCGACCCCGTCGGGCAAGTGCGAATTCTATTCGAGCAGCATGGCGCGCGACGGGCTCGACCCGGTCCCGGCGTATATCCCGCCGTACGAGTCGAGCGCCTCCAATCCGGAACTGGCGCGGAAGTACCCGCTGGCGATGATTTCGCCCCCGGCAAGGAACTTCCTCAACTCAACTTTTGTCAATGTACAGAGCCTACGCGCAACTGAGGGCGAGCCGCACCTCGACATCCACCCGAACGACGCCGCACGACGCGGCATCGATCACGGTGACATGGCGCGTATTTTCAATGACCGCGGCTCGTTCGTTGCCCGTGCACGCGTCACCGACAAGGCGCGCGAAGGGCTGGTGGTGGGCTTGTCGGTCTGGTGGAAGAAACTCGCCAGCGACGGAAAGAATGCCAACGAAGTGACCAGCCAGCGCTTGACCGACATGGGCAGGGCGCCTACTTTCTACGATACCCTGGTGCAGGTCGAAAAGGCCGCATCATCGACGCGAGATGAAATCCTCTAG
- a CDS encoding aminopeptidase: MAAAAAALMLSSCSSLSSSLSYYSQAAQGQLELLTDSRPIDDWLADPATNTRLRHRLEAARQIRRYAIQELALPDNGSYTNFTNIKRPYVLWNVVATPELSLKPMQWCFPVAGCVNYRGYYSKREAQAYARQLRSQGHDVEVGGVSAYSTLGWFSDPLISTFIHYPDAELARLIFHELAHQVVYVPGDSKFNESFASAVEQAGVEGWLERFGNPAMVEAFERYTARKRDFMALLVRYRGELEKTYASAMSRDEKRSTKSRLFIALKDDYQVLKANWGGYSGYDRFFAEPLSNAHLASIATYNDFVPAFRALLRKERSWGAFYKSVRRLAALDKTDRHRVLATLAAPPLTVPLVVQRTMGEGTGLETGLGTGLAR, translated from the coding sequence ATGGCCGCCGCAGCGGCGGCCCTGATGTTGTCAAGCTGCTCATCCCTCAGTTCCTCTCTTTCCTACTACTCCCAGGCCGCCCAGGGCCAGCTCGAACTGCTGACGGATTCCCGTCCGATCGATGACTGGCTGGCCGATCCCGCCACCAATACCAGGCTGCGCCACCGCCTCGAAGCGGCGCGCCAGATCCGGCGCTACGCCATCCAGGAACTGGCGCTGCCCGACAACGGCAGCTACACCAACTTCACCAACATCAAGCGTCCCTACGTGCTGTGGAACGTGGTCGCCACGCCCGAGCTGTCGCTGAAGCCCATGCAGTGGTGCTTCCCGGTGGCCGGCTGCGTGAACTACCGCGGCTACTACAGCAAGCGGGAAGCCCAGGCCTATGCGAGACAACTGCGCAGCCAGGGCCACGACGTGGAAGTGGGCGGCGTCAGCGCCTATTCGACCCTGGGCTGGTTCAGCGACCCCCTGATCTCGACATTCATCCACTACCCGGACGCCGAGCTGGCGCGCCTGATCTTCCATGAGCTGGCGCACCAGGTGGTCTACGTGCCGGGCGATTCGAAGTTCAACGAATCCTTCGCCAGCGCGGTCGAGCAGGCCGGCGTCGAAGGCTGGCTGGAGCGCTTCGGCAACCCGGCGATGGTCGAGGCCTTCGAGCGCTACACGGCGCGTAAAAGGGACTTCATGGCGCTGCTGGTGCGCTACCGCGGCGAACTCGAGAAGACCTATGCCAGCGCCATGAGCCGCGACGAGAAACGCAGCACCAAGTCACGCCTGTTCATCGCGCTGAAGGACGACTACCAGGTACTGAAGGCCAATTGGGGCGGCTATTCCGGCTACGACCGCTTCTTCGCCGAGCCGCTGTCGAATGCCCACCTGGCCTCGATCGCCACCTACAACGACTTCGTCCCGGCCTTTCGTGCGCTGCTGCGCAAGGAGCGTTCCTGGGGCGCCTTCTACAAATCGGTCAGGCGGCTTGCCGCGCTGGACAAGACCGACCGCCACCGTGTGCTGGCGACGCTGGCGGCGCCGCCCCTCACCGTACCGCTCGTGGTGCAGCGCACCATGGGCGAGGGAACCGGTTTGGAAACGGGTTTGGGAACGGGTTTGGCAAGATAA